The Verrucomicrobiaceae bacterium DNA window TCGCCACGATCGGATTCACAATGGGGGCGGAAAGCATGTACGTCACCGCGCAGGACACTGGCAGGCCTTTTTGCACCAAGCGCCGGATCACTGGCACGATGGCGCACTCGCAAACTGGAAAAACCAAGCCCAGAAAGCCTGCCATGATCGTGGAGAGAACACGGCTTTTCGGCAGCACACGCTCTAGCAGCCGCGGTGGCAAAAACGCATCAATAAAGCCAGAGAGCAACGTGCCAAAAAGGATGTACGGAGCCCCCTCAAAGACGATGCTCAGGAACGCGACGAGGACGTCGCCCAAGGGACTAGGATCTGGAAGTGCAGCGAGAATCAGGGACATGTATGGTTTCTTTAAACGGAGCGAGGACTCGCCTTCAAGCGTGAAAGCTGTGCTTCCGTTGCTTTGGGGGCAGGCTCGATGAGAAGGGGGCCGCCAGCGCCCGGAGCATGAGCAAGCACAGCGTTTTTCTGGGGCTTTTCGTTTCCCGCTCCGCAGGAGAACAATGAAGGCGCTAGGATACGCATCAAAAGTCTCTGGAAGTTGGCATACTTCCCGCTACTTGTCGGTAATCGACGGTGCAGCCGGGAATCTCCGTTCTGACGGCCCTCATCGTTGCATTCCCTCCAAACCACACCTCTTATTGCCTCCACCATGAAAAAGATCGAAGCCATTATCAAACCCTTCAAATTGGAGGACGTCAAAGAAGCGCTCGCTGAGGTCGGCGTCGAAGGCATGACTGTCGTCGAGGTCAAGGGTTTCGGCCGTCAGAAAGGCCATACCGAAATCTACCGCGGCAGCGAATACACCGTTGATTTCCTCCCGAAGGTGAAAATCGAGGTCGTCGTCGATGACGACAGCTCTGCCCAAGTCGTCGGTGCTATCCAGAAGGCTGCGAACACTGGTAAAATCGGTGACGGAAAGATTTTCGTCAGCGAAGTGCTCGATGCCGTCCGTATCCGCACTGGTGAGCGCGGCTCGGATGCCGTCGCTTCTAGCTCGAAGTAGGCTGAACACGGCTCTTTTTTGGAGAAACCGCCTTTGCCGTGTGCTAGGCGGTTTTTTCGTGCCAGCAGACGGCTTGTCACGCCGGGTGCTGGTCTGTATAGCTTGCCTAGTATGAGTAAACCTCTCCTTAACCAGCCTGCGCCTCTTTTTAACGCCCCTGTCTGTGGCGGCGGATTTGCCGCAGATGCGAGGCTCGATCTGACTTCCCTGCTAGGTCGGCCGGTGGTGCTCTATTTTTACCCAAAGGACGATACTCCTGGCTGCACGCGGCAGGCCTGCGGTTTGCGCGATGCGTGGGACAAACTGCGTCGCAAAGCTCATGTGCTCGGCATCAGCCCTGATCCCGTGCGGCGGCATGCGAAGTTTATCTCGAAGTATGAACTGCCTTTTGCGCTGGTGGCGGATGAGGATCACGCCATCGCTACGGCATACGGTGTGTGGGTCGAGAAGAGTCTCTACGGTCGGAAATACATGGGAGTCGAGCGCAGCACGTTCATCCTCGATGCAGAGGGGCGGCTCCAGGCTATTCTGGAGAAGGTGAAGCCGGATGAGCATCTGGAGCTGGTGCTCCAAGCTCTGCGCAGCATGGAATGACTCAGTGAGAGTGGCTCAACCGCGGCTGGGCATCGTGAACTCGCCAGTGGGGACCTCAAAGGTGCCGGTGGGCACTTCAGAGCGCCGTTTTTGCGCTCTCCATTGATGAAGGCCGGGCGGAAGGGGCGCTTCCCTGGTTTTTAAATGCCTCCACTTCCTCCTCGCTTGCTCCGTGAGCTTTGAGGCGGCTGGCTTCGATGGTGCGGTGTCTTTGAATGTCTAACATGCTCGGGGATGTCGCCATTTTGACGTATGGCGAGGTTTTCTCGTTCAAAACTGGTCTGTATTCAGTAGCACCAGTGTGCAGGCTTCTTCACACGCGATTCCTGCCTTCGTCAAATGTGTCTGTAAGGCGGCATTTTCGGTGCCTGGATTGAAGATCACGCGTTTTGGTTTTAGTGCGGTCAGTTTGTCTTGCAGGGCTGAGGAAATCGCGGGGCCGACATACATCGTCACCGTATCCACAATGACTTCGATGGTGCTGATATCTGCCACGACGGGCACTCCCTCGATCTGAGTGAGCTTTGGATGCACGGGCAGCACCTCATGTCCGTGCTGGCGTAGCAGCAGTAGCGCCCGGTAGCTGTAGCGATCTGGATTGTCACTGGCTCCGAGGATGACGACGCGTTCATGTTTCATAGGATAGACTTTATCTGGCATGAAATAGAACGACACGGAAACGCTTTTGCTATAACCAGCGTAGAACTTTAACCTGAACACTCGAAACTTATGAGTCGCCCATGGATCATCGCCGAAACGAATTGGAAGCACGTCAAAGACAACCCCTATGAAGTGGCGGTGCTGCCATGGGGAGCCACGGAGGCGCATAACTGGCATTTGCCATACGCCACGGATTCACTGCAAAATGATGCCATCGCCGCCGAGGCGGGTCGCATCGCGTGGGAGGCGGGCGCGAGGGTCGCCATCCTTCCGAATATGCCCTTCGGAGTGCAGACCGGGCAGCTCGATATTCCTTTCTGCATCAATATGAATCCGAGCACGCAGCTCAGAGTGCTCGAAGACGTCATCGCGAGCCTAGAGGGCAACGGCGTGATGAAATTCGTCATTCTCAATGGTCACGGTGGCAACGATTTCCGCCAGATGCTGCGGGAGTTGCAGGGGAAGCATCCGAAGATGTTTTTGAGCGTGGTAAACTGGTTCAATGCCGTCAAAGGCGACGATATTTTCCAAATCGTGGGCGATCATGCCGACGAGCGCGAGACGAGCCTCATCATGCACCTGCACCCGCACCTCGTATTGCCGAAGAGCGAGTGGGGCCCTGGCACGGACAATCGCTGGAGGCTCCGTGCCATCAATGAAAAATGGGCCTGGGCACAGCGTGATTGGCTAAAAGCTACCAACGACACTGGCAGCGGCGATCCACAGCACAGTAGCGCGGATAAAGGCCAGCGCTACCTCGCTGCCCTAGGGGCCAAAATCGCCACCTACTTCATCGAGCTCGCGAAGGCAGACATTTCTGACCTGTATGTGAAGGCTTGATCGAGTGGCCCGAAAGCACGCACTCAGCACGACGTTCCTATGGGCCACATGAAGCACTTTTTTATTCTCTTTCTCGCGTGGAGCTCCCTGCTCACTGCTGCGGATAGGCCAAACGTTCTGTTCATCGCCATTGATGATCAGAATGACTGGATCGGGCATCTGGGAGGGCATGTCATGGCCAAGACACCGCACATCGACCGCTTGGCGCAGCGGGGCACCACGTTCCTCAATGCACACTGCCAGGCTCCGCTGTGCAATCCATCCCGCACCAGCCTGCTCCTGGGCCTGCGGCCCACTACGACGGGCATTTACGGCCTTTCTCCCTGGTTCCGCACCTTGCCAGAGTGGCGGGATCGAGTCGCTCTGCCGCAGCATTTTGAAAACCATGGTTACCTGACTGCTGCGACGGGCAAGATCTATCACGGCGGCACGGGCGGCGGCGCAGGCGGTGGTGGCAAAGGAAAGGGCAAAAACAAAGCGAAGGAGCAGGCGAAAAATCCCGCAGCAAAACCCGCCAAGCCCGAATTCCAGCTCACCGCGCCCTTTGGCGGCGTGGGCTCCCGGCCACCGCAAAAACTCGTCAATCCGACACCGATGGGAAACCACGCTCTGGTGGATTGGGGTGTCTGGCCGCTGGATAATGACGACACGGGCAAAGGCGACTACCAAGTGGCCACTTGGACAGCCGAGCAGATCCGCAAAGCACCTGCGGATAAGCCATTCTTCATCGCCGCAGGTTTCTTCCTGCCGCATGTGCCATGCTACGCCACCCAGAAGTGGTTCGACCTCTACCCTGATGATGACAGCGTGCTGCCGAAGGTGCTGGAGGGGGATCGAAACGACACGCCGCGTTTCTCTTGGTATCTGCATTGGAATCTGCCAGAGCCGCGATTGAAGTTCCTCAAAGAAGCCGGCCAGTGGCGCAATCTTGTTCGCAGTTACCTCGCCTGCGTGAGCTTCACCGACTCGCAGGTGGGCAGATTGCTCACCGCATTGGAGGAGTCCGGCCATGCGGATGACACCGTCGTCGTGCTCTGGGGAGATCACGGCTGGCATCTCGGTGAAAAAGACATCACCGGAAAAAACACCCTCTGGGATCGTGGGACGAAAGTGCCGCTGCTCTTTGCCGGCCCTGGGATCAAGGCCGGTCAGCGCTGCTCGCAGCCTGCGGAGCTGCTCGATATTTATCCCACACTCATCGAGTTAGCTGGTCTCACTCCGCGTAGCGACCTAGAGGGCATCAGCCTCGCACCACAGCTACGTGATGCCGCCACCCAGCGTGAGCGTCCCGCCATCACCAGCCACAATCAGGGCAACCACGGCATCCGCAGTGAAAAATGGCGCTACATCCGCTACGCTGATGGCTCAGAGGAACTCTACGACATGGTCAATGATCCGAACGAGTGGCACAATGTCGCCGCGAAGCCCGAAAACGCCGCCATCATCGCCGAGCATGCTCGCTGGCTGCCAAAGATCGACCTGCCACCCGCACCCAATAGCGCCAGCCGCGTCCTCACCTATGACAAAGCCACCGATGAGGCCGTGTGGGAAGGGAAGACGGTGAAGCGTGGGGATGTGATACCGGAGTGAGTTCTCGGTTCGCTGTTCCCAGTTCTCAGTTCCCGGTTCTCAGTTCTCAGTTCTCAGTTCTCAGTTCTCAGTTCTCAGGGCGCAGTTGAAGCACGCCGAGTGCCGAAACTAACAGGGAACAGAGAACAGGGAACAGCGAACCCTACTCATGCCATGTCCGGGCGATGCGCTCGATCTTCACGGCGCGGCCGGTTTGTGGATCGATCGTGACGAGCGCACCATTGAGCCGGACTGCGCCGCGTCCGACTCCGAAGCGGGCAGGCATCTGATCGTGAAATTTTTGCAGCACGGGCTCGATCTGGCTGCCGATCACGCTTTCGAGCGGTCCGCACATGCCAGCATCACTTTGAAAGGCAGTCCCCTTTGGTAGCACACGTTCATCCGCCGTGGGTACATGCGTATGCGTGCCGATCACCGCACTCACTTTGCCATCCAGGTGCCAGCCCATCGCCACTTTTTCACTCGTCGCCTCAGCATGGAAATCGACGAAGATCACCGGCGTCTCCTGCCGCAGCTGCTCCACGCACTCAGTGATCGCTACAAAGGGGTTCTCCACCTGTGGACCCATGAAGGTACGGCCCATCAGGTTCACCACGGCCACCTTGCCTTTTTTAGTCTCCAAAATCACACTGCCTTGCCCAGGCACCCCAGCGGGGTAATTCAGCGGCCTCAGGATGCGCGGCTCCTCTGCGAAGAATGGAATGATCTCCTTTTGATCCCAGATGTGGTCCCCTGTCGTGATCACGGT harbors:
- the bcp gene encoding thioredoxin-dependent thiol peroxidase; amino-acid sequence: MSKPLLNQPAPLFNAPVCGGGFAADARLDLTSLLGRPVVLYFYPKDDTPGCTRQACGLRDAWDKLRRKAHVLGISPDPVRRHAKFISKYELPFALVADEDHAIATAYGVWVEKSLYGRKYMGVERSTFILDAEGRLQAILEKVKPDEHLELVLQALRSME
- a CDS encoding CoA-binding protein, with translation MKHERVVILGASDNPDRYSYRALLLLRQHGHEVLPVHPKLTQIEGVPVVADISTIEVIVDTVTMYVGPAISSALQDKLTALKPKRVIFNPGTENAALQTHLTKAGIACEEACTLVLLNTDQF
- a CDS encoding TIGR00282 family metallophosphoesterase, encoding MDAPPSDAESVADGLLRLLFLGDVVGEPGRKAVSVLLPLLKEELKIDFTVVNGENSAGGRGITPKIAISLMRSGATVITTGDHIWDQKEIIPFFAEEPRILRPLNYPAGVPGQGSVILETKKGKVAVVNLMGRTFMGPQVENPFVAITECVEQLRQETPVIFVDFHAEATSEKVAMGWHLDGKVSAVIGTHTHVPTADERVLPKGTAFQSDAGMCGPLESVIGSQIEPVLQKFHDQMPARFGVGRGAVRLNGALVTIDPQTGRAVKIERIARTWHE
- a CDS encoding creatininase family protein: MSRPWIIAETNWKHVKDNPYEVAVLPWGATEAHNWHLPYATDSLQNDAIAAEAGRIAWEAGARVAILPNMPFGVQTGQLDIPFCINMNPSTQLRVLEDVIASLEGNGVMKFVILNGHGGNDFRQMLRELQGKHPKMFLSVVNWFNAVKGDDIFQIVGDHADERETSLIMHLHPHLVLPKSEWGPGTDNRWRLRAINEKWAWAQRDWLKATNDTGSGDPQHSSADKGQRYLAALGAKIATYFIELAKADISDLYVKA
- a CDS encoding P-II family nitrogen regulator; its protein translation is MKKIEAIIKPFKLEDVKEALAEVGVEGMTVVEVKGFGRQKGHTEIYRGSEYTVDFLPKVKIEVVVDDDSSAQVVGAIQKAANTGKIGDGKIFVSEVLDAVRIRTGERGSDAVASSSK
- a CDS encoding sulfatase — encoded protein: MGHMKHFFILFLAWSSLLTAADRPNVLFIAIDDQNDWIGHLGGHVMAKTPHIDRLAQRGTTFLNAHCQAPLCNPSRTSLLLGLRPTTTGIYGLSPWFRTLPEWRDRVALPQHFENHGYLTAATGKIYHGGTGGGAGGGGKGKGKNKAKEQAKNPAAKPAKPEFQLTAPFGGVGSRPPQKLVNPTPMGNHALVDWGVWPLDNDDTGKGDYQVATWTAEQIRKAPADKPFFIAAGFFLPHVPCYATQKWFDLYPDDDSVLPKVLEGDRNDTPRFSWYLHWNLPEPRLKFLKEAGQWRNLVRSYLACVSFTDSQVGRLLTALEESGHADDTVVVLWGDHGWHLGEKDITGKNTLWDRGTKVPLLFAGPGIKAGQRCSQPAELLDIYPTLIELAGLTPRSDLEGISLAPQLRDAATQRERPAITSHNQGNHGIRSEKWRYIRYADGSEELYDMVNDPNEWHNVAAKPENAAIIAEHARWLPKIDLPPAPNSASRVLTYDKATDEAVWEGKTVKRGDVIPE